The nucleotide sequence AGAtgtgattctttttctctctttttttttttttttttgagatggagtctcgctctgtcgcccggatTGGAGAgctgtggcgccatctcggctcactgcaagctccgcctccggggtttataccattctgcctcagcctccccagtagctgggactacaggcgcccgccaccacgcccggctaattttttgtatttttagtagagagggggtttcaccgtgttagccaggatggtctcgatctcttgaccttgtgatctgcccgcctcagcctcccaaagtgctgggattacaggcgtgggccaccgcgcccggcctgagaatTGCGTTTCTAACGAGAGTGGATTCCCTTTGCTCCTGGTCTCTGCCAGGCACTGCTGGGCAGCTGGATTCGGACCCTCTGAGGCCCTCACTCAGTCACCAGCTCTGACAGTGCCAGCTCCCCCTTCCTCTGTGTTCCCCTTCCTGCTCCTTACCAGAACTCCTACCCTCGCCACCAGCTCCTGGGAAAACCTTGGAGAGCCTCAGTCCTTTGGAAGTTTAGAAGGATCTGATTGGAGTTTGGGTGCAGGGCTCTTCCCTGGAGACAGGCAGCAGAGAGGCCTGCGTGGCCCCCAAAGCCTGTACCTGACACCCTGCTCCCCAGAAGGATGGGAGTGCCAGGCCCCCCGAGGACAGGCCATTCCAGTTATCCAGCCACCCACCGTATTCCCCAAGAGGCAATTggatttttaaactgaaaactCTCAGAAACAGTATCACCCCCAGGCCCTTGCCCCTTTGCCCATGTCTCCAATCCTGTCCATTGAGGTCATTTGACTGCTTGTGTCCCACCCTCAGACATCGTGTCCTCCCGCCAGCCTCGTCCACAGAGAAAGGCCCTGGAGGGGATGGGCTACCCAGCTCCCTGAGCTCCTGGCCCGGGGCTCCCTGCCCTGGGGGTGGGCACAGGTGGGAAGTGCAGCCTTGCACAGGTGTGGTGGCCAATGATCCGTCACCCCTGCGGCCTGGACTTCAGTCCGGCGCCTGCCGTGAGGAGCAGGAAGTGGGGAGCACAGCCCGGAGTTCAGGAGCTCACAAGCCCCCAGGTCCCAGTGGCCTCCCTAACTGCCTGGCCTGCCCCCCGCGACTCCAGGCACAACGACCTGCCCTGGCAGCTGCTGAGTATGTTCAACAACCGGCTGCAGGACACGAGGGCCAAcctgaccaccttggccaacacaCACACCAACATCCCCAAGCTGAGGGCTGGCTTCGTAGGAGGTCAGGTACCGCCCGCCCTGCCTTCACTCACCCTGCGTGGGGTCATCCCGTCTCCTACCTTGGGCCTGGCTACAGTGTGGCCGTCCCTGTGGCGTTGTTCCTCCAGGGTCCCTCAGTGCCACAGGCCCTTGTAGAGACAGACACCAGGCCGAGGGAGGGCTTCCCAGGGGGTGGGAAACCAGACTCCCACAGGCATGTGGGGGGTGGGCTGAGACCTGGCTGCATCAGCTCCTGGTATCCCCTGTGGCCCCCAGTTCTGGTCCGTGTACACGCCCTGCGACACCCAGAACCAAGACGCTGTGCGGAGGACGCTGGAGCAGATAGATGTGGTCCACCGCATGTGCCAGATGTACCCTGAGACCTTCCTGTATGTCACCAGCAGTGCAGGTGGGGTCCTGACCTGGGCCCTCCAGGTCCTGCATCCTCCCACCCAGCCCTCATCCTGAGCAGCAGGTACTGATCAGGACACCTCCCCTCCAGACGCCAGGTGCCCACTCCCCTGCACCCCGACTCTCCCCGCAGGCATCCGGCAGGCCTTCCAGGAAGGGAAGGTGGCCAGCCTGATCGGTGTGGAGGGCGGCCACTCCATTGACAGCAGTCTGGGCGTCCTGCGGGCGCTCTATCAGCTGGGCATGCGGTACCTGACCCTCACCCACAACTGCAACACGCCCTGGTGCGTGACTCCCCACGGGAGGCCCCCGGGCTTCGGTCAGGAGGGAGGGGCAGACGCTCCCCGCCACCCTCCTGAGCCCATCCCTCCACCTGTGAGTCCCGGGCCGGGCCTCGCCTGCTGGGCTGATGGGAGGCCGAGACCACCGCGCCACCCCTTGAGCACCTGCCTTTTGCTCCCGCAGGGCTGACAACTGGCTGGTGGACACGGGAGACAGCAAGCCCCAGAGCCAAGGCCTGTCACCCTTTGGGCAGGTgagtggggtgggaggggccAGTCACCCCCGAGGAGAAGGCAGAGGCCCTGGAGGGTGACCGGAACAATGAATCTCCCCACGTGggacctcagtgtcctcatctgtgaaatggagctgGCAGCCATCCCCCCAGGGTGGGTGCTGAGCCCTGAGTGGCCCCAGACTTCCAGCCATGAAGGACGATGACTCACACCTGGTGCAGCCTGTCCACCTCCTCAGCCCCGACCCTGGGGGCTGTGAGGGTGGACGCAGCCCTGTCTTCCCAGCGTGTGGTGAAGGAGCTGAACCGCCTGGGAGTCCTCATTGACTTGGCTCACGTGTCTGTGGCCACCATGAAGGCCACCCTGCAGCTGTCCAGAGCCCCCGTCATCTTCAGCCACTCCTCGGCCTACAGCGTGTGCGCAAGCCGGCGCAACGTGCCCGACGACGTCCTGAGGCTGGTGGTGAGGGCCGAGgcagccacccccaccccacctccctggACAGGCCCTCCCAGCTCTCAGCTCCACCCTGTCTTCCTGTGCAGAAACAGACAGACAGCCTGGTGATGGTGAATTTCTACAACAATTACATTTCCTGCACCAACAAGGCCAACCTGTCCCAAGTGGCTGGTAGGTGGGGTATGAGTGGCCAAGGGGGCTGAAGCGGGAGGGCCTCACTCGGGACCCATACCTGCTGCTCCCTGGACAGACCATCTGGATCACATCAAGGAGGTGGCAGGAGCCAGAGCTGTGGGCTTTGGTGGGGACTTTGATGGTGTTCCAAGGTAAGGGGGTGAGAGCTCTGTCCCGTGGATGAGCTGGGAGGTTCATGACCCCGTCAGAGGGATGAGGCGGCTGGAGGAGGGACGTGTGTCCTAGTGTGGGGGCCCGGGTTCTCCTGGCCTCAACACAGGGTCCCTGAGGGGCTGGAGGACGTCTCCAAGTATCCAGACCTGATCGCTGAGCTGCTCAGGAGGAACTGGACAGAGGCGGAGGTCAAGGGTGCACTGGCCAACAACCTGCTGAGGGTCTTCGAGGCTGTGGAGCAGGTGAGGATGGGGTGGCCGCCTGAGCCTCCCCCCCAACCACCAGCCGACAGGCTGCCCCACCTGTGTCTGTCCCCAGGCCAGCAACCCCACGCAGGCTCCCGAGGAGGAGCCCATCCCGCGGGACGAGCTGGGCGGCTCCTGCAGGACGCATTACGGCTACCCCTCCGGGGCCTCCAGCCTCCATCGCCAGTGGGGGTTCCTGCTGGCCTCCCTCGCTGCCCTGGTCCTCTGTCAGTGTCTCCTGTGAAAGCTGGGAGACCAGAGCCCCCTTTAGGGCTCCTGGACTTCAGGGAAGACCTGCCCATCCAGGACTCCGGACGCCAGGAACCCTACTGCCCGCATGCAAGGACCAGCATCTCCTGAGCGGGTGTCTGGCCTCACCTGGGGGGCAGGATACCTGGGGACAgctcaggacacacacacacacaggccctcAATAAAAGCAACATCCCTTCACATCGGGGGTGCGTGTCGTCGGCATCCAGCCCAGGAGGGGTGTGGAAACGGCTCCTGGCTGGACCTGGGGTGCAGGAGGGCCTGAGTCTTCGGTTCAGGCCAGAAGGACCCAGGAGCTGTGAAGAGGGCTTTGTACAGATGCTGCTTGAACATCTTTCGGGACACAGTCTAGGCTCCAGTAGCCATCTCCAGCCATGCactggtgcacacacacacaccccacccctgtacacacacacccctgcacacacacacaccccacccctgtacacacacacccctgtacACACGCACACCAGCcctgcacacacacccctgcaaACACGCACACCCcacccctatacacacacacccctgcacacacacacacctgcacacacaccccacccctgtacacacacacccctgcacacacacacccctgcacacacacaccccacccctgtacacacacccctgcacacacgcacaccagccctgcacacacacccctgcacacacaccccacccctatacacacacaccccacccctgtacacacacacccctgcacacacgcacaccccacccccctgtacacacacacccaccccacccctgtacacacacacccctgcacacacaccccacccctatacacacacacccctgtacacacacacaccccacccctgtacacacacacccctgcacacatgcacaccagcCCTGCACACACTCCACCCCTGTacacacacccctgcacacacacacaccccacccctgtacacacacccctgcacacacgcacaccagccctgcacacacacccctgcacacacacaccccacccctatacacacacaccccacccctgtacacacacacacctgcacacatgcacaccagccctgcacacacacacatacctctgCACATACTCCTGCACACACACCAGCCCTGCAGACACACCCCTGCACACACCCCACCcctgcacacgcacacacacacacctctgcaCACACACCAGCCCTGCACACACACAAGCCTTGCACACACCCTACCCCTGCACATACACCAGCCCTGCACACACACTCCACCCCTGCACACTCCCCACcctgcacacacacccctgcacacacGCACCCCACCCTGGcacacacccctgcacacacaccagccctgcacacacccctgcacacaccccacccctgcacacacaccccacccctgcACACCCttgcacacacacccctgcacacatgcacaccagccctgtgcacacacacccctgcacacatgcacaccacccctgcacacacccctgcacacaccccacccctgcacacacgcaccccacccctgcacacaccacccctgcacacacccctgcacacacCCCACCGCTGCACACATGCACCTCACCcctgcacacatgcacaccagcCCTGTGCATACACAcccctgcacacacgcacacacccctgcacacacccccacccatccacacacccctgtacacacacacctctgcacacacacacaccagccctGCACACACACA is from Macaca fascicularis isolate 582-1 chromosome 20, T2T-MFA8v1.1 and encodes:
- the DPEP1 gene encoding dipeptidase 1 isoform X1, coding for MRAESPSPTACDPPSVGRTSVSRRIAWSAIAGSEGQSDFSQPETRPPARAGQASTEAPGQQCTQVPGDPAMWTRWWLWPLVAVCTADFFRDEAERIMRDSPVIDGHNDLPWQLLSMFNNRLQDTRANLTTLANTHTNIPKLRAGFVGGQFWSVYTPCDTQNQDAVRRTLEQIDVVHRMCQMYPETFLYVTSSAGIRQAFQEGKVASLIGVEGGHSIDSSLGVLRALYQLGMRYLTLTHNCNTPWADNWLVDTGDSKPQSQGLSPFGQRVVKELNRLGVLIDLAHVSVATMKATLQLSRAPVIFSHSSAYSVCASRRNVPDDVLRLVKQTDSLVMVNFYNNYISCTNKANLSQVADHLDHIKEVAGARAVGFGGDFDGVPRVPEGLEDVSKYPDLIAELLRRNWTEAEVKGALANNLLRVFEAVEQASNPTQAPEEEPIPRDELGGSCRTHYGYPSGASSLHRQWGFLLASLAALVLCQCLL
- the DPEP1 gene encoding dipeptidase 1 isoform X2; the encoded protein is MWTRWWLWPLVAVCTADFFRDEAERIMRDSPVIDGHNDLPWQLLSMFNNRLQDTRANLTTLANTHTNIPKLRAGFVGGQFWSVYTPCDTQNQDAVRRTLEQIDVVHRMCQMYPETFLYVTSSAGIRQAFQEGKVASLIGVEGGHSIDSSLGVLRALYQLGMRYLTLTHNCNTPWADNWLVDTGDSKPQSQGLSPFGQRVVKELNRLGVLIDLAHVSVATMKATLQLSRAPVIFSHSSAYSVCASRRNVPDDVLRLVKQTDSLVMVNFYNNYISCTNKANLSQVADHLDHIKEVAGARAVGFGGDFDGVPRVPEGLEDVSKYPDLIAELLRRNWTEAEVKGALANNLLRVFEAVEQASNPTQAPEEEPIPRDELGGSCRTHYGYPSGASSLHRQWGFLLASLAALVLCQCLL